ACTCTTGCCAAAGCTGGACAGATATGGCTAGGCTTGGTTGCCTGCTTGCTGGATAGGGTCTTTTCTGTTGGAACAGGGATGTAACTCTAACAATCCCAATAGTGCCTGGGATTGCCAAATGAATGACTCCAACAGTCCTGGATTAAATTCCATCAGCAGCTCCTCACTGTCTGTATCAGGTAAAGTGTAAAAACTCCAGGATGACAGGGAAACCCTTCACCATTCATAGGCCTCTAGAGGCATCACACACCATGTTCTCTCGGACAGCCTACCTTTCCAGACTGTTGCCTTTGCCTGTCACGATGCCTCTGATCTTGCCCAGCTGAATTCCTATTCAGTTCACTGTTGCACTCCAGGCTACCTTAAGTCTTTCCTGGTTTCCTCAGGAATGCCTTAGTCTTTTAAATGTCCAaccagttcttacctctatgattCTGATCAGATTATGGTTAAAACATCTGCATATATGTCTTCCTTGAGAGTTTGTGAACTATTTCAGGGGAGGAATAAACCTTTTGCATTTCCAGTACTTATCATGGTACTCAAGAGGCAGTAGTAGGTTTTCAGTAACTGTTAAATAGATGTGAAGTAAGTGAACGTATATACAGCCTGCATATGAAGTAATTATACTAGTGGGACGCAGAATGCCACTTCCCAGGGCTAGGCACAAAACTAATGCTGGACCTTTGACCAACTCTAAGAAATGCAGCTAGAGTAGTTCCTCAAGTCATATTGTGTTGGTGGAAGAGAAAGTTGCGAGTCGGAATTAAAGCCTATCtcacaaggaaagaaaactggTACTTGTATGCAGGACGCTCAGCCAACAGTTGCTAACTCCACAGCTACTTTATGCACGGTTCGTTCTTCTATCTTCATCAACAACCTCTCTAAGCATTATCTTCACTTTGAGAGCGCGAAGGCTCAAAGACTGGTTTGCATGAACTCCCACAGACGGCAAAAGACAGACATTGACTTTTTCTGACTCTGGAGGGTCACGGGCAGAAGTCACAGGATCCAAGTTTCCAGAGTCCTGGACCCACTCAGCCCTCACCTGAAGGGGCTCGGAGCCGCTTCCTTCTGAATCTTCTGCTGGGCAGCCTGGTCTTCTAACCTCGGGGCTCCGGTGTGGATAGTCTGAGCTGGGGCAACGGCCACAAGCCTGCAAAGGAGAGCTCGGTGAGGGACTGGCTTAACGGTCCTTTGGGGGCTCAAGGGGGGCCCAcatagcactgggaggcaggcgGGCAGGCACGAGAGGAGGGGCCGTGGGGCTCGAAAGGGCAACTTTTACCTGGTCATCCCAGGTCCAGCCCAAGACCGCAAGAGCCACGATCCGGTGTTCCTTACAACCTGCATGACTGAAATTGACTCTCGTCAGCTCCCGTCCGCCGCGCCCGGCCTAGCTGGAGTCAGCACCATGAGCCCCTGTGGGGGAGGACACAGAAGAGGAGTCACCCGATTGCTCTCAAATGGTACTTTGAGTATTTTTGTTGAAGTTTAAATGCTCTATAAAATCATCTACACGGGACTCTCCCCCTGTCTAACGGTCTAACACGAGAATGCACCTCCCTCTCCCAATTGCAATGGTTCGTTCTAAAAGGTAGCCCCGCCCCCGCGCCGGCCCGCGTTGCCTCCTGGGAACGTGGGGTTGGCTGAGGGCCCCGCCGGGAGCCGCGGCTCCTtgtgggaaggcaggaagatggcgGCGCCCATGGGGCGTACTCTGTTCGGGGTGGCTAGGGGCTGGCGGCGTCTCGACAGTCTCTGGGCAGGGAGCCCGCCTTTTCGAGGCCTGTCCCTTGAGGCTGCGCCCTCGGGCAGCCGGTCTCCATGGCGCTTGTTGGGCGCTTTGTGTCTGCAGCGGCCGCCGCTGATCACCAAGCCGCTCACCCCATTGCAGAAAGAGATGGCGGAACTACTACAGAAGGTGAGGCAGGCGCGGGCTTCGGGGTGCGGTGGAGGGAAGCAGCAGTACCAAGTGGGCCTTGATTCCGTGGTGACTCTGGTGCTCCGGGTGACCTTGAGCAAATCATTGCACCTCTCGATCCTTAGTGACATCTGCAGGATGGAAGTTACCTTGATGAGTTGGGTTAGTATATAGCGGGTCTTCAACCAAGTTTAACTGAATTGACTCGTTTTCGCTTGGGCACACTGTGTGGATAGTTTCCTTCTTGTGCATTCAACACAGTAGGGATCTGGTGGTGAACAGGAATCGCTCACTTCCTGTAATTTAGGAGCTGACAGATTACAGGAAAGTCTTTGTGATGTGGTGTGTTATAGGAAGAAAGCCTTGGAGGCAGTGGGCACATCCTTAAGATGCATGTGGTAaagttggctttgtttttttacCTCGGGGAGCAATGTCTGTGAAGGGCAAGTGAGGAAATATGGGCAAAACCCCAAGTGTAGTTGCTGTCAGGGTGTTAAGTCTCTGTAGATAGTGATGAAAGAGCTTACCTGTCCCTGTACTCCGAGGGACTTTTGTCTTGGGAATACTAACTGTAAACTCTTTTTCGGTGCTTTTTGCTcaatttattcatcttttttttctcaccttACAGGTATTCATAGCTCATACTGTGTATCACTGTGCAAAGTGATAGATACGCAGTTGTGGATAAGATAGGCACATAGCTCTGGTTCCCAGAGAGTTTCCTGTACTGGAATTAGGGGTGCAGTCAGTAACCACTCATATGACTAATTACAGACTTTGGTAAACAAAACAGAGTACTAGAGTTTTACGAAGAACCACATAGGTTTGATTTTCATGAGAAGTATCCAGAATGGCTTCCGGAGAAAGTGGTATTTAAGTTGAAATCAGAAGGATGagtagaaatctgggagaaaTAGTGTGAGGGGAGATATTCTAGGAAGAAGGGATGTTGCAATGTCTTCAAAGCAGGAAAGTGCTTGAAGAGATGCTGATCAGAGACCAATAGACCTAGAGTGTAGGAAGGGGTCCACTGTGCCATGCCACCCCTCTGTTCTTCCTGGCAGTCTTGATCTCTAATCACATTCTGACATTTTGGCAAATTTCACTCAAGCTTACAGCCCAGTggccctttttcttctttacatctgtacagtgttttgattatatttctGAGTGTATTATGTGATGTGCTCCCAAGCCTGTCAAGGATGCGgtagcttttttctttccttcttttcttccttttaaattctccaggtggagacagagagaagcctGTATTCAGACCACGAGCTTCGTGCTCTGGATGAAGCTAAGCGACTGGCAAAGAAGAAAGCCGACCTTTACGATGATGACCAAGATGAGCAGGGCATCACACTTGCACAAGACTTAGAAGATATGTGGGAGCAGGCATTCCTCCAGTTCAAACCTGGAGCTCGAGTAACAGGTGTGTGACCTCCTAGGCCAGCCACAAGGAAGGGAAAGTGGGCTATTCTGATTTCCAAACGAAGGACAATTGCCTCACTCCTTCTTTGTATTTCAATAACACTTAAACAGTTTTCAGGAAAATAACATTTCCCCCCTATTCCTTATATCTCCCTAAcaccatttttaaaagacttaagcTATTTTCAGGGGGAGTAgatgtctttctctttctgttaaaGCTCGCAGTTACTGTTTGAGTTTTACCTCTAAATTGCCCTTGTTTCAAGGATGATGACTAAAGAACACAGAGAGTAGGAGTTAGTTAGATCTCAGCAATAATGTTAAAtccaatggggcagggttttttgtttgttttgttttttttccttgaagtgtgtgtgtgtgtgtgtgtgtgtgtgtgtgtgtgtgtgtgtgtgttgctgaggactgaacccagagcctcgtgCTTACAAGGGAAGTGCACTGCCTCCGAGCTGTACTTCAGTTCTTATGTTTGAATTGTTACAGGCATCGCTTCTTTTCCAAAGGCTTTAAGTGTATTTGAGAAGTTCAGCTCTGGTTCCAATTCTCACCTGTCAGTTTAAGTTAGGATTATGCTTTGGCTAAAAGTTCTTAGAGGACAGGGCTTGAGGTTGTCCCCAAAGGAAGGCTCTAAAATTCGAAATCCTCGGTTTTGGTGGATcacagtcttttttatttttctctctcttctaatCCTCCCTCTTGTAGAAGCTGATAAAAAGAATGACCGAACCTCCTTGCATCGTAAGCTAGACAGGAACCTGGTCCTCTTAGTCAGAGAGAAGCTTGGGGACCAGGATTTTTGGATGCTCCCTCAAGTAGAGTGGCAGCCTGGGGAGACCCTTCGAGGGACAGCTGAGCGAATCCTGGCCACCCTCTCAGGTAACTTCTTTAACTTCTGAACCCTCCAGGTTCATTCCAGGTTGACTGAGTTTGGGCATAAGGATAGAGAGTAAGAAGTTTAATGGACATGGGTCAATAAAATTCCCAGCACTTCGGAAGCAGAGGTGTGTGggcgtctctgtgagttcaaggacagctagagctacatagcgagaccctgtctgaCCCCCTCATTTCCCACAAAAAGACAAccccaaaaccaaagaaacaaaattctgGCAAGGATTTCCCTTAGAACCAGTGAGTGCTTTATTTTAATGCATTGAGATTTTAGTGCATTAAACACAATTTTcagccctccttcccttccccttccttcttctctcctccttccctattctctttctttttttggtagcccaggctagctttgaacttgctttAGATGtacttgaggatgaccttgaacttgtaatcctcttgccttcacctcctgagtgctgagattatatgttTGAGCCACAACACTCAATCCTTAGTTGGCAAGTTCATTCCTGTGCTGGGAGATGGATTTCTAGTTCATTGCCTTAACCACTTAGCTATGATTATATTaatcagaattctttttttcctttttatttattctttgtgtctttcatatcatatacctctatcccattcatttcctcgTCCCTTTGTATCGACCCTCGACCCTTGCAACCTCTGTaccctaaataaaataaaattaaatttaagagaaaaaaagagaaggtaaAGTCAGTCTTGtcctggaagctgcagtgtgacaccgTGAGTCATGCAGTAACCCCTTTTGttcatgtatctttacttgcaagtgttcattacagAGAGCATTGGTCTGGTTGGGGACTAcactatcgatgctgggccctcactggaactcctcttggttatcctgctgttgccttgtgttgtggagatcctgccgCTTTGAGTCTGCAGGTCCAATCCCTTCAGATcgcagatggggtggatgttgtggtaggccaactcataaccctggttctgggtagttgcagggttggtcagcctgccagctctcctttatcctcaccaccagggtaaGTTTGCCTGCGTTGCCTTGGCGAAATCACCCCTTGCAGTGATGTGCAAGGGCCAGGGCAAGTTCTGCTTTCCTgtcttcagggtcagctctcccacatttacaccttcaggaccagctccactgtgttgcccagtggaggtgtaggggccactctagtgctgcagctgatgagaggCAGGGCTAGTTCTTCAactcttctgacctcagggccGGCTCTCCCACCCGCCTCAGGCATTTTGGGGTGTgtatctctctcctgcccatgctGCCTGGTGACAGGTAAGTATGgggacagctcttccatgctcacaaTATCGGaactggctcacccacacctctgccagtGGGGCTGGCGCTATTGTGCTGCCCACGAgaggggcagggcctgctctcccgaacGTTGGCGCTGGCagtgggcagggccagctctcccaccctctgacctcagggccagctctcccacctgtctaTGCGTTGATGGGGGAAGGGgcatctctcctccacccatgccgtcacatgacagatgagtaatggggacagctctcccatgctcacaacttccgGGCTGGCTCACCTGTACCTCCGCCAACGTGATTagctctgttgtgctgcccaggcCAGGTAATCAGAATTCTTACACTCAGGAAATACAAGTTTTGTTTCTCAGTACTAGAGATTGAGACTATGGCCACTGACTTGTATTCCCAACACTGCTTCTTGGTAGCATGGTTTATCCGCTGGTTCAGCTCGAAACCTCAGCATTACTCTTGAcctcattctgtttgtttgtttatttatttattttttgttttttgagacaaggtttctctgtgtagctttgcgcctttcctggatctcgctctgtagaccaggctggcctcgaactcacaaagatctgcctggctctgcctcccgagtgctgggattaaaggcgtgagccaccactgcccggctgacctCATTCTGATGTATGTATCTTTGTGTCTTACTTGGTCTGTTCCAAATCATCCtgtctttattttcagttttagctCTGATATCCTTCACTTCTCACTAGACTATGGTACTGTTAATGTTTGGGGCTAGCTAATTCTTTGTGAGAGGCTCTTCTGTGTATTATAAGGTGTTTGTTTAGCATCTTTGGCCTCTACTCACTAGTTGCCAGTAGCAATATTTCATTCCCACTCCCAACCCTACCCCCAGTGTGACAAGCAAAAAATGTCTCTACACATTGCCAGATACTACCCAGAGAGCAAAATTAGCGTGGTTGAGAAACACTATATTGGGAATGCCAAAAAAGTTCCTCCTCACTTTTGTTTCATATTCTCCAGTGTTACTGACGTATGGTTTCTGAATAAAATCCCTTGTCACTTCCTTGCACAGAATTCTCAAGTGTTTTCCATAAATATGTGAGTACCCACACATAGCTTCCAGATTCTTATTCTGGTCCCAGTCTCTGCAGCTCTTAGTGAGTTTTCTATTATCTGGGTTCTAACCCAGCAGAGCCTTTGTGTTTCTCCAGTTAGTGGATTTTCATGCATCTGTACTGTGGGGCATGCACTCTCCCTTTAGGAAAGTGCTGTCTCCAGGTCAAGAGCTCCTCAAGCTCTCGCTTGTGCAAGCAGTTTATGCAGCAAACACTTTCTGTGCCTGCTGttttccaggcctgcctggcagTGGGTCGCAGTGATGAATTGGGCACTCTGCCTGCTCCATGGCTGCTTATGTTGAAGTGGAGAATATGTTCTTTCTCTCATGCCATTGCACCATATGGTTTATTTACACATTTTGTGCTAGCTAGAATTGGGAGTTCCCTGAAGGTCAGGGCAGACTATTGCTCTTTGTGAGTTCTCAGCAGTACCTGGCAGTAGTGGACACTTGTTGGTGTTGGATAAGTGGATTTGGTAATAGTGTAGGCATCTAGCCACTTGACTGGCTCTGCCACCAGCGTAGGTGCTCCTAGAAGATGTCAGAGGTTCGTATGCCCTTGGTCCTTTCTCACTAGGGGCTGCGTTAGCCAGCGAGAGAGGCCGCCAGCTACAGTGGAACGTGGGGGCTCTGCTTCTGTCAGTCTTCCAGCCGTCGCAGGAATTGACAGTTGTGTCTTGTGCCAAGGTCTTTGGGTACACCTTCGCAGGGTTCCTCACACGAGTGTGCATGACCAATGCTTGCTCAGCTCTACCTTCCCTGTGCCTTGTGGAAAGGGGTTCTTCCTTGGCACCGTGCTTTCTTTTAACATTCCTATTGAATAAATGGTTAAGGAAATTAAAAAGGATACCAACAGGtatatttacatttaataaattttaaataaaatatatattgatgGCAAATAAATTTATGACAAAGTTAGTAAAGTagcaaatttaaaaatagaatagcaAAGAAAGTTTACACAATACTTatctaagaaaagggaaaatacatTCCTTTCCCACTGGCTCCACACTTTTGCAAGATGGATTTTCTAGAGGTGGGATTGCCAGGTCAAAGGTGTGCACACAAGAGGACTTGAGGAATAATGCACGCGGGAGGACTTGGGAAATATCCCTGCTTGGTTCCAGTGTGAGATGATGGCATCTTCTGGAACTCTTTGGTAATGCCTGCTTACCTCACCAGCATATGAAATAGACCTGATTTTAGTTTGTAGCTGTGCAGTTAGTAGAAACAATCTCTCTTGAATTAGTATTTACCTCTTTGCTATTGAGACTGACCATCTTTTTCATATGCTCAGtgtactggctgctcttatatgtcaacttgacacaagctagagtcatcagagagaaaggagcctcagttgaggaaatgcctccatgagatccagctggaaggcattctctcaattagtgatcaatgtgggaaagcccagtccatggtgggtggtgttatctctgggctggtggtcctggattctataagaaagcagactgagcaagccaggggaagcaagccagtaagcagctcccctctgtggcctctgcatcagcttctgcctccaggttcctgccctgtttgagttcctgccctggcttcctccaATGAAGGACTATGATcaggaagtataagccaaataagtcctttcctccccaaactgctctttggtcatggtgtttcatagaAGCAATAGAAACTCCAGCTAAGACACTCAGTGTATATCTTATTTCTGTGAGCTGTCTGCTCAGATTCCTCATTTTTGTTTGtagtaaaatgtttttattttttgacttgATAATATTTTAATCAGTGTTTTCCAgattatagaaaaataatatgCTTTATTCAATTAAGTTTGGAGAGTTGAGGAAAGTATAAAGAAATATACCAATATAATCCCACCTCTCCCAGATACCTACTCAGATACTTAGTATAGCATGTGAATGCACATTATATGTAAATTCATCTGGTGCTAGTAATGTTTTGCTAAGCTTTAGGACACTAATTCATGCATATGTTTAATGATTATCAGTATCTAAGTGTGATATGAGaagtattttttccttcttagagGTAATGCTTACTAACAGTTTTTTTCTCTTGCATTCTTTTAGAAATTTTCTGTATATATTCAAGAACATGACTATTTTtcattaaagattttaaatttttttttttttcaagacagggtttccctgtgtagttttggtacctgtcctggatctctctctgtagaccaggctggcctcgaactcacagagatccgcctgcctctgcctcccgagtgctgggattaaaggtgtgtgccactgccggcTAGcctaaaattacttttatttgtgtgtgtgtgtgtgtgtgtgtgtgtgtgtgtgtgtgtgtgtggtctgcacATGATATGCATGGCATGAGTGTGAGGAAACAACTTGTGAGGTTGGTTCTGTCCACTCTGTGGGTCCCATTGATCTTACTCAAGTCGTCAGACTTGGTGGTAAATACCtgtccccactgagccatctcccttgtCCTGTGTTTCGTTTCTCCACAGTGCTGAAGATGGGAGGCGTGTGCCACAATGCTTGGCTCCCGAGTGCTTCTTGGTACTTAAGATATTAGTCCTTTGTTGCATGTGCTGTCtgttcttctttgagacaggatctcctgtagTCCggactggcctcgaacccactgcatagctgaagatgacctccAACtgctgattctcttgcctctccctcccaggagCTGGTTGCTTCAGGATCATTGGGAACATCAGTGTCTCTAATACACCCGCTCAAGTTTATAATTTTGTCCTTGCaggtttttgtctttgtgtgttttattttttctctgaaaGATTTGAGTTGTATGTGGGcaaatataaattttttataattgttttgtttggaaGGCTGGCCCCTTTTGATATGTAAAATACCAGTATTGCTTTTTTAAGTGAAGAAATTTGAAAAtacatcttaattaaaaaaatacaaattgttCATGAAAGCATTATGCAAAGTGAACAAATTTTTTATGAAGATGTGAAGTTTGTGTTAAGTCTTGGGGTCACAGTATCAGTTGTGGTGTGAGTACTGAGGTTGGTTTCCAGCTCTGTTGCTTCTGTTTAGCTCTCTGTTCTTCAGGTGCCATTTAGTCATTCCATTTTGCCATCTTTGAAATGCTAGATTCGGGTTGAGAAGTGAGATCACCACTTcgtggcctgggctacatagagggGTCTAAGCTATCTAAGCATCTTGAAGAAAAGCAAGACTTTACTTCAGGAGCTCCCTCATTCCCACTCCCCTAAAAGTCAAATTGGAGACCCCTAGAGGTGATGAGCTTGGCTCTGCAGATCCCAAGTTTCTTGGTCCTGTTTCAGCAGTTGGTGACAGGGCTGAGTGCAGAAGCCAGCTGCTATGACTCCTAGATCATGTTAACTGCACCGTGGACTTCTAGGCCCAGAGAGGTGGCCTGGTACCTGGGCTGGAAAACATTGGGTTCAAGGGCGAGGAGCCTCCTTTCGGGACCGCCACACTGGTGGGGAATCACTTTAGCTCTCTTCGAAGTGGCTTTTCTGAGCCTCCTGTGATTTGTGTGAAGCAGCAGATGGCTCTACCCTAACCttccaattctttcttttctcttcagaaaacaacATGGAAGCCAAGTTCCTAGGGAATGCACCTTGTGGCCACTACAAGTTCAAACTCCCCAAGGCAATTCGGACAGAGAGTGACATTGGGGTCAAAATCTTCTTCTTCAAAGCTCTGCTACTCACAGGAGACTTCCCACAGGCTGGGAAGAAGGCCCGCCATGTGTGGGCCAGTAAGGAAGAGCTGGGCGACTACCTGCAGCCCAGGTACCTGGCTCAGGTCAGAAGGTTTCTTCTGGACTCCTGATGGATGCAGCCGCTTGTGGATGATGCGCACATATGTCAAGTGCTAGGACCTCAGGAACAGTGGGGATGCTCATTTACAGGGACAGTCAAGCACCAAACTAAATTCTGAGAATTAAATGTGTTTGTCAGTGTCTTGGATTTTGATTTGTCCTTGAGGGACAATGGGCTTTGCTATATAGCAAGTTAAAGCATTATGTTATAGTGACTTAACAGACCTATGGGGcctggaagaaagaacagaggaaatgAATTGACCTAAATTCCTGAGTTCTGAGAAAGTTTCTGGGCTCATGAAAAGCCTAGTTATGTAGCTTCTTAGCTGCTTTCCATTTTTCCCTTTCCGTTAGATAGGAAGGACatatctcctttctctctccctccgtTTTagaagttttatatttatatagggATTAATCGCTTCTTAACTGTTTAGCACTGGTCATTTGAAATAAAGTGACTTCTCTCCAACCTGCCAGTGGAAGTCGAAGCTGGCGGTACCCAGGGAGATTGCTATTTTCTTGCCTCTGGGGTTGGGGCCCTGACTATGAGTATGGTGTTTGGGTCATCACTCATCCCCAGAAGCTGGCATACAAAGCACAAATAAACACTTGCCACAGAGTGCAGGTGACTCAGATGCAGTGTCTGCTCAGAATGGTCAGACAGTTACAGACCCATCACTCTTCCTGGTTTCCTCACACACAGACTTCCGGGTAAACTGCCCACCTTTCGATGTGAGCTTGTGAAGTGTGATCTGTTTCCACACTAGATGGTGCCTGCTGTTCTTGCATAGAGTCGGGGAGTTTGCTTTTTCTGATCACGATTGGTCCCTAATCCTGTTGCCTTTCCTTGCCTTTGGCCGCCTCATGGCTTCTCTGATAACTGATGTCCCCTGGGGGAGGCTGGCTCATCAGGAGCAGCTAATGGTGCCTTAGAATGGACACAGCCATAGGGTGCACTTTTTggatttaggagtgtgtgtgaggtCTGTGAACTGCTTGGCCTGCTGTCGAACCCAGAAGGCCGAGCCACGGGTTATTTTCGTGTACATTCATAAGAGCCTGTTGTATTGTTtgtgtatttgcttttatttattggGGTGCCAGGGATCCAGTCTAGGGCTcagttaggcaagcactccagaCTGCCACATGCTCTGCCTATATCCATGCCTCTAGTGGTAAATAGCATGTATGTAATCAGAAAGCTGAGAAATGGTGTCAGAATAACCTGGCATTCTGCAGTTCTGTGAGCTAGGCCCCAGAATATCAATAGTTTGAGAAAACTGGGGACAAAATTGAGTACTTTAAGGAAAAGCTGAAGATTTTAGACATGCCTTCCTTTATAGCAAATAGACTGGTTTAGCAACAGGAATCCCTAGTAGCCTTTCTAGGGGTTCAGctatctggggaaaaaaagtggAAAGGACAGGGCTCTGAGGGTACCCCAAcctgcttgtttttaaaaaattgatgaaGATGGTCCCATCCTGGACTATCTTAATTTTGCTGGAACTGCTCTCTGGATTTGTGTTTCAAAGGGCCTACCTTTGCGGGGCTGGAGAAGCATGCCCAGGATTCCAGGCTGTCGGACTAGCAAGGAGGAGGAGTTTTGGGCTTTATTTTGCCTTTACTGCTCTGGCTACAGAATTACAGAGGTTTTGGGTAgtcttctccaaagcatttttatttttggagtatGATTTTTACAGATTGCAAAGCTAATTGGCAAGGTGGTAGAAATGATTGAATGCTACCTTGAGCCTTCCATTGGTTGCCAAATGTGACCAAAGATAATTTATTGTGtatctgtcttagggttactattgctatgatgaaacaccatgaccaaaagcaagttgggaggggcagggtttatttagtttacactTCTGCATTACTGTtcctcatcaaaggaagtcaggacaggaactcaaacagggctggaacccataggcaggagctgatgcagagtccatggaggggtgctgctcactggcttgctcccagggcttgctcagcctgctttcttacagcacccagaaccagcagcccagggatggcaccacccaccatgggctgggccctcccccattgctCACTAATTGAGAAACTGCCTTACACACTTGCCCagagcctgatcttatggaggcattttctcagttgagtttccctCCTCTCAAGGGGctttagtttgtgtcaacttgacacaaaactaCCCAGCATAGTATCCTGGGGAAGAAGGCCAGGGCAAACTTAGAAGTGACGGTTCTA
The sequence above is drawn from the Peromyscus leucopus breed LL Stock chromosome 1, UCI_PerLeu_2.1, whole genome shotgun sequence genome and encodes:
- the Mrpl46 gene encoding 39S ribosomal protein L46, mitochondrial; the protein is MAAPMGRTLFGVARGWRRLDSLWAGSPPFRGLSLEAAPSGSRSPWRLLGALCLQRPPLITKPLTPLQKEMAELLQKVETERSLYSDHELRALDEAKRLAKKKADLYDDDQDEQGITLAQDLEDMWEQAFLQFKPGARVTEADKKNDRTSLHRKLDRNLVLLVREKLGDQDFWMLPQVEWQPGETLRGTAERILATLSENNMEAKFLGNAPCGHYKFKLPKAIRTESDIGVKIFFFKALLLTGDFPQAGKKARHVWASKEELGDYLQPRYLAQVRRFLLDS